The sequence GCCAACATCAGCATTAGACCCAATATCTACAGCTAAAATTGAAGAACTTGTACAAGAATTAAAAGAAAATTATAGTATTATAATCGTAACACACAACATGCAACAGGCTGCACGTATCTCTGACAATACAGCCTTCTTCTTGAATGGGGAGTTAGTAGAATTTAATGATACAAACACCCTATTCTCTACACCGGCAGATAAACGAACTGAAGATTATATCACAGGCCGTTTTGGTTAATAGAGTGGTGTAGCTCTGGAAAGGAGAATACCAAATGGCTTTACGTGTTCAGTTTCACGATGAATTAGACAGATTAAAATTTAGAATTAAGAAACTTGCAGTAAGTTCAGTGGATGCATTTGACCAGTCTGTACAAGCTCTATATGAACATGATGTTGAGAAAGCGCAACGGATAATCGATGAAGATTCAAAGATTGACAAAGAAGAATTGGAAATTAATGAATCAGCGATACTGTTAATTGCAAAACAACAACCTGTTGCTACGGACCTACGTCGTCTAATTGTTGCTATTAAAGCTTCATCAGATTTGGAGCGAATGGCAGATCATGCAACGAATATTGCCAAAAGTACGATTCATCTAGGCGAAAATCATGATGTTGATATTCATCCAAAGCTAAAAGAGATGGCGTCAGTTGCTAAAGAAATGGTAGAGGTAGCAACGAAAGCTTTTGAACAAGAAAACGTGTCTCTAGCACGTAAACTTGCAGAGATGGATGACCAAATCGACGAAATGTATGGACAAGTGACGAGAGAAATGCTTGAACTTACAGCAAATAACCCACAAAAGATACAACACATTATGCAAATGGCTTTTGTTGGAAGATATATAGAACGCTTTGCGGACCATATTACTAACATTGGCGAAAATATCTTTTATATTGTTAAAGGCGAAACCTTTGAATTAAATGATTAATTTGCATAGAAAAACCCTGTTTCCATATGTGAAGCAGGGTTTTTTTGCGTTTGAACTATTTCATATAAAGTTATTTATTTGTGATAGCATTGGCTATTTCCTCATATGTCATATCTTTTTTTAATTCGTAGCTACCTACTTGTATATAGCGACTGAAATCATTCATCTCTAAATATTGATTAAAGGCCTTTGTATCTTCTACTAATCCCATTTCATTTAGCTTTCGACTTATACTCTTGGAATACATACCTTGGTTAATAGTAAGCGTAAGCAATTCTTTTTCGGGAGAAGACGCAGTGTTATTTTCAGAATTTTGTTCTTCTTTCGTTGATGTCGATTGGTTTGATTTCTTTGATTTTTTAGGTTCTTCCGTTGTCTCCTGGAGGGATTGATATTCCGAATTGGAAAGAATGTGGTATCCTTTTTTTTCTAAGTAATTCGAAGCTTTTTCTTTCGTTATTGGTTTGGGCTGGCTTGACTCATTTGCTTCTCCACTTTGAAAATAAACGATTGTTAATAAAGAAGTGGCAGTAAATATACCTAATGCATATGCTCGAACGGCATGCTTCATATTAATACCCCTTTGTTGCAGAATATTGGCGTAATGTTGTTAAGATGTCATGTTCTTTTAAAGAGGTTTCTTGAGCGATTTCATTAGTGGTGTAGCCTTTCTCATACATATGTAAAACTTTTTGTACTAATGGTGGTTGGTGTGTTTCAGAAGTTGAAGTGGTGTTTGCTTGGCTTTCACTCGTTTTCTGTTTATATTGGGGTCTAGCCCCAGTAAACATGGTGGTAGTCACATCATCAACAAGTAGTTCTTCTTCTAATATGCGCATTTTCTTCTTTAATTGGTAACTCTCTTGCATTGTTGTCATAGATAACTGTTCCACTTGTTCTTCTAAATCGTTGAAACGATCTTTCAGAGCAAAAGAAAGAACGTAAAGGGCAAATGCTACCCCGAATAATGTAAGTATTGTATATAACATATTCATCACCTCATTTCAGTCCTTTACTAGTTATATCATAAGTTAGCCATGTAGAAAACAAAGGAACTACAACATTCATGTTATTTTTAAAATTGATAAAGAACGCTAATTTTGCTTGAAACAAAGCAAATAATTTGATACTATTATTAAGTCTGATAAAGAATGTGAATACATGACACAGTAACACTTGTTTGGAGGGATAACCAATGCGTGTAAATATTACACTTGCTTGCACAGAAAGCGGCGATCGTAATTATATTAGTAGTAAAAACAAGCGTAAAAACCCTGAGCGCTTAGAGCTAATGAAATATAGCCCACGTTTGAAGAAACACACTCTTCACCGTGAAACGAAGTAACAGTAGGATTTCCGATCCTACTGTTTTTTTTATACTTAGGTTGCTGGTTATGTTAGCCCTCGCCAGATATATTGTTATTCTTTCAATTACCCCCATTATCTTGAAGACTTGGATTCGAGGTAAATACCGTTATTAAGCGGGATGTTTCCGATACCTTAATCTTAATATGGAATAAAGGTGTTCTGGGAATAACTGCGTCCTGCCGGCGAGTTGGCAAGTCTCCTCAAGCGCAAAAACAGGGCTCTGTGGGGTCTTGCTACCTTTTTCTCCTTGGGGAGTCTCCTTGTTCCCAGGTCACCTCCCGCAATGTTGAGATGAACGGAAACATGGACCGGGAATGGGGGCGGTCGCTCCTATTTTTCAAAAGTAGCTCCTGTTTTTTCTATGCTCGCTCCGAAAGCAGGGAAAGTCGCTCCAGAGCCTATGTTTTGTCGCAGCGACATGACAAGTCCCTGTCCTCCATTATGGATTGGCCCGTGGAAAAACGGATGTGTCGAGACCCTGCAAGGCCGCGTTTTGCCTGAGGAGACGAAGGACCACAGGGAAGCGAGCTGTTTCCCGCCTCTTCTTTTCTCTCCCTTAACACAACGGAAAAATCCCTCACACCCAAGTTATCGCGACTTCAAGCTGCAAGATTATGCCTCTTATATTGAAGAAGCTTTACTTTTAAACATTAAAAAATCATAACAAAATGGAATTCTTAACTTGGGAATTTTCAACGAATAATATTACTCCATAACACAGTATTGTATAATGTCTGGTATGCTTAACGTTTTATAGAAGGTTACAATATTATTTGGAGGTGTGCTTTTGTGAAGAAAGAGTTACGAAAAAAGGGATTAGATATTCTTAAAAGTCTAGTAGGGGAAGAAAGAAATAAGATATCAACAGAAATTGAAAAATCGTTATACCAAACAGAACTTTGGAAAAAATCTAATGTAATAGGTATTACCATTTCTCAAGCACATGAAATAGACACGTACCCAGTAATTAAGAATGCATGGGAAGACGGAAAACAAGTGGCTATTCCTAAATGTTACCCTAAACAAAACCAGCTCGTGTTTTATCAATTCACATCATTTGATGATTTAGAAACGGTGTATTATGGATTAAAAGAACCTATTATGGAAAAAACAAAAGAATTACATAGAGACGAAATTGACCTCATGATTGTTCCTGGGTTGTTATTTGATAATAGGGGCTATCGCATTGGGTATGGTGGTGGGTATTACGATCGATACTTGGTTCATTTTCCGAATCATACCATTGCTCTTGCAACAAATCGTCAACTAGTGGAGGAAGTTCCAAATGATGTGTATGATATACCTGTTCAACATCTTATTACAGAAAGCGGAGTGATTTATTAAGTTGATTTGTTAACAATATTGAAACAATGATAACGTTTACAGCTCTTTTTACAATATACAAACTAATGTACACTTTGAATTAGATAGATAAAGTACTCTCCTAACTGAAAGGATGATTTTCATGGAAAGAGTTAATCGAGTGGCATTAATCGGAACAGGATTTGTAGGATCTAGTTATGCATTCGCTCTACTGAATCAGGGTATTGCTGATGAACTGGTTATGATTGATTTAAACAAAGAAAAATCTGAAGGTGACGCTATGGATTTGAATCATGGTTTAGCATTTGCGCCTTCTACGAAGAAGATTTGGTATGGTGATTATTCTGATTGTGAAAAAGCAGATATTGTTGTGATAACTGCTGGAGCTAATCAAAAGCCAGGAGAAACTAGATTGGATCTAGTAGAAAAGAATACACATATCTTTAAAAGTATTGTTGGTCAAGTGATGGACTCTGGGTTTGATGGAATCTTTATCGTAGCCACTAATCCGGTAGATATATTAACGCACATGACATGGAAATTTTCTGGATTACCGTCTCATCGAGTTATTGGATCAGGAACTATATTAGATACATCTCGCTTACGGTATAGTTTAGGAGAATATTTTGAAGTGGATGCCCGAAATGTCCATGCCTATATTATGGGGGAGCATGGCGATTCAGAATTGCCAGTATGGAGTCATGCTAATGTAGGGGGACGCTCTATTTATGACCGAATTAACGATGACCCTGAAAAATATGATCAATCTGATTTAGAAGATCTCTTCATTGGTGTGAGAGATGCTGCTTATCACATTATCCAGCGTAAAGGTGCTACTTATTATGGCATAGCTATGGGACTGGTTCGGTTAACAAAAGCAATCCTTCATAATGAGAACTCTATTTTAACTGTGTCTGCTTATTTAGAGGGGCAATACGGGGAAAATGACATTTATATTGGAGTACCTGCAGTAGTTAATCGATCAGGTGTACGGGAAGTTCTAGAGTTAAACCTAGATGAAGACGAACAAGCAAAATTCAATCATTCAGCGAACGTTCTAAAAGAATCTCTAAATCCTGTTCTTGAAAAAATGAGTTCCGAATAACATGTTTCACTTCCTCACATACTAGAATCATCTAGGTAAACAGGAGGAAGGAAATAATGAGATTATTATGGTGGATTTTCGTTCTTGTCACAGGCTTTTATTTATTCAACCGTTATAAGTATCGTTTGTTAAATGTTATTTTAGCCGTAGACGTTATTAGGAAGATGGCTGTATCTTTGAGTATGCAACTTCCATATATTCGAGAAAAAATCTTACCTAAAATTTTAGGAAGAACCTCTTTCTAAGAATGGTCTTAATGGGATTGGCTTGAAAGCTCCTGACATTGAATATGTGTTAGGAGTTTTTTATTTATCATAAGCTGCCCCTTTAATATAATTGCTACGTTCATGGTAAAATACAAAAAAAGGAGGGAAAGCAATGTATATAGAAGAATCCTATTATTTTTGGCGATTAGCTGCAGACCTCATTGTGAATCATGATTACGAAATTCTGCAAATGCTTGAAGATAAGCATGAGGTATGGCTTGAGCAACGAATAAAAGGAAAAACCAATGTAGTAAGGCTTTCCCACAAGATGTTTGATTGGTCTAATCAGTTAAAGCAAGACCAAACTGTATTGGATGAAAATATAAAACGTGTTTTAAAGGTGGTAGGTGGTCGTCAGGTCCATGTACATAATGTTTATATTGCAAAGTATCCACCTGTTGATGACTGGAATGAATGGAAAGACACCCGAAGTTTACCAGGTAGGAAAAAGGGAACAGTTCAAACATTTTATATAGATGAACAGTCCAGAGAGTTAGAAATCAACCAATTATATCGCTCTTTACAATTAAAAGAGAAGAATTTTCCTGCTCCTTCAGAATTTGAAATGGAACAAATGGTGGAATACTTAAAACAATCCATTCGAAATAACCACACAAAAAAACAACAACAACGTGAACAAGTTTTCTTTTATGGAAAACCTTTGTTCACCTATGTTCTCATTGTTATTAACTTGCTCTTGTTTGGTTGGCTTGAATATCAAGGTGGCAGTACTAATACATACACACTGATTCAATATGGCGCCAAATATAATCCTGCTATTATTGATGGGGAATGGTGGCGCATAGTATTTTCTATGTTTTTACATATTGGCTTCTTTCATATCATGCTGAACATGTTAGCACTATATGTGTTAGGTACTGCGGTGGAGCGTATGTTTGGGAGTATTCGATTTATAGTCATCTATTTTATAGGAGGGATCATAGGTGGTTTGGCTAGTTTTGCATTCACACCAAATGTAGCCGCAGGAGCATCAGGTGCCATCTATGGATTATTTGGAGCTCTTTTGTTTTTTGGTACAGTATATAAAACGCTCTTCTTTAGAACCATTGGTACAAACGTGATTATCATTTTAATACTTAATATTGTGTTTAGTATAATGGTGCCTCAAGTAGATAACGGTGCACATCTTGGAGGTCTTGTTGGAGGCTTCCTAGCTTCAAGTCTTGTTCACTTTCCTAATAAAAGAGAAGTTGGGAAACAACTTGTAAGTTTTCTTTTAATCATAGCTCTTACTATCGGATTAGGTTGGTATGGATATAATCATGATTCGAACCACTACGATGCACGTTTGCAAGCTGATGTCGCTACAAACTATATTCAACAAAATAAATTTCAAAAGGCTATAGACCTTACAACAACAGCTTTAAATCATACAAACTCAGAACAATCCAGTCTATATTTTGTAAGAGGGAACGGGTATGTGCAGCTAAATAAATATGATTTGGCAAAAGAGGATTATCTACAAGCAATTAAACTGGATCCCAATTTTGTAGAAGCCCATCAAAATTTAAGTGTGCTTTACTATAATGTTGAACAAAATGAAACCAAAGCATTGGAACATGCTAAGCGTGTTCTAGAACTTGATTCAGATAATAAAGAAATGAAGGAATTCATTCAGTCCGTTGAAGAGAATGGATAACGTTGGATGAGTTTCTCCTTTTCTCCTTTACTGTTCTCGAATAATACTAATAAATGTGTCCCCTTTTTTTCTGCTAATACTAAAGGAACATAAGATCTGCTTGGTTCATCTTTGTTAGATGTGAACTCTAAAACATAATTTTTATATAATCCTTCCCAAAGCTGTCCTATTACTTGAAGGGTTTGATCAGCCGATAAAGACGGAAATGGTTTGGTTTCATAATCTGGTAATGACGTTAAGGGAATTGCTTCGTATTGACTCTTATTTATTTGAAAATGATTAATGTATTTATTCCATTCATAATGTAATTGTTGATTTGTAGCATGATCCAATGTCTTTTTCCAATCCTTTTGGGTGGTATTTTCAGGAGTTTCAAATGATTCCAATGGTGTTAGTGGCGAATCGATGACATATAATTCAGCTTTGGACATGTCTTGGATACTTTTTATATTATCATCTGGGTAATGTAACTCCCCGTGATGAAAAGTGATGGCTTGGTAATGACTGCTGTCTTCTCCATGGACATTCGTATCTTGAAATAGATTTTGTCCACTTTCTTTCCATTTGCTTAAGATGCCCTTTAACTGACCATCTGAATACAGAAGGGAAACGTCCTGGCGCAGATAGATTGGTTCATCCACCAAGGATTCTGTTTTCCATTGAATGTCATACTCGTCTTGATCACTCTCTGAAAGAAGGGTAAGGGAAGTGGAAGTATCTTCAAATCGTTTTTCTTGATCTAATGGAAAAAATTTCACGGTTGTCTGATCCTTAGGTTGTTCCCACTGAATATAAAGAATGAGCGCTCCAATAAAACATAAACATATATATATCATTGCTTTTTTCATATGTGTACCCCTTCTTTCTTTGGACATCCTGTGTGCTTCATATGTATGATAGAAATGAAGAACTTATGAAAAGGGGAGAGAATATGAGTAATCAATCTGCCAAACATATTACGGAAATGTTAAAACAATTAGTGTCTATACCAAGTCCTTCGGGTTATACGGAAGATTGTATTCGATTTTGTCAGAATTATTTCCAGTCAAAAGGAGTACATACATCCATTACCAATAAAGGCGCACTTATTGCGACAATAGAAGGGGAGAATCGCACTCAACATCGTCTATTGACAGCTCACGTTGATACACTAGGTGCAATGGTTAAAGAAGTGAAATCAGATGGATCTTTAAAGCTCTCTATGATTGGTGGTTTTCGTTGGAACAGTGTGGAAGGAGAGTATTGTGAAATACATACTGCTACAGGCGCTACTTACTCTGGTACCATTCTAATGCATCAAACCTCCGTTCATGTATATAAAAACGGTGGGGATGCGAAGCGAGATCAAGAAAATATGGAAGTCCGTATAGATGCAGAGGTTACAAATGCCCAAGACGTAAAAGACTTAGGCATACAAGTTGGAGACTTTGTTTCTTTTGACCCTCGATTTCAAAAGACGGATAATGGGTTCATTAAGTCTCGTCATCTTGATGATAAAGCTAGTGTTGCAATCCTGCTTGAGTTGGTAGCGAATGTGAAAGAACAAAAGCTATCTATTCCGTACACTACACACTTCTATATTTCTAACAATGAAGAGATTGGATATGGTGGAAACGCGAGTATTCCAGCAGAGACAGTAGAGTATGTAGCTGTAGATATGGGAGCTATCGGTGATGGCCAGACAACTACGGAGTACGTTGCATCCATATGCGCAAAGGATGCTACTGGACCTTATCATTATGGTTTACGACAACATTTAGTTCAATTAGCTGAAAAAGAAGAGATTGACTATGAAATTGATATCTACCCTTACTATGGTTCTGATGCATCTGCTGCTATCAAAGCTGGTGCTGATGTTAAACATGCTTTAATAGGACCAGGTATTGATGCATCACATGCTTTTGAGCGTACTC is a genomic window of Pontibacillus yanchengensis containing:
- the phoU gene encoding phosphate signaling complex protein PhoU, whose product is MALRVQFHDELDRLKFRIKKLAVSSVDAFDQSVQALYEHDVEKAQRIIDEDSKIDKEELEINESAILLIAKQQPVATDLRRLIVAIKASSDLERMADHATNIAKSTIHLGENHDVDIHPKLKEMASVAKEMVEVATKAFEQENVSLARKLAEMDDQIDEMYGQVTREMLELTANNPQKIQHIMQMAFVGRYIERFADHITNIGENIFYIVKGETFELND
- a CDS encoding endolytic transglycosylase MltG → MKHAVRAYALGIFTATSLLTIVYFQSGEANESSQPKPITKEKASNYLEKKGYHILSNSEYQSLQETTEEPKKSKKSNQSTSTKEEQNSENNTASSPEKELLTLTINQGMYSKSISRKLNEMGLVEDTKAFNQYLEMNDFSRYIQVGSYELKKDMTYEEIANAITNK
- the rpmG gene encoding 50S ribosomal protein L33; amino-acid sequence: MRVNITLACTESGDRNYISSKNKRKNPERLELMKYSPRLKKHTLHRETK
- a CDS encoding 5-formyltetrahydrofolate cyclo-ligase — encoded protein: MKKELRKKGLDILKSLVGEERNKISTEIEKSLYQTELWKKSNVIGITISQAHEIDTYPVIKNAWEDGKQVAIPKCYPKQNQLVFYQFTSFDDLETVYYGLKEPIMEKTKELHRDEIDLMIVPGLLFDNRGYRIGYGGGYYDRYLVHFPNHTIALATNRQLVEEVPNDVYDIPVQHLITESGVIY
- a CDS encoding L-lactate dehydrogenase, which encodes MERVNRVALIGTGFVGSSYAFALLNQGIADELVMIDLNKEKSEGDAMDLNHGLAFAPSTKKIWYGDYSDCEKADIVVITAGANQKPGETRLDLVEKNTHIFKSIVGQVMDSGFDGIFIVATNPVDILTHMTWKFSGLPSHRVIGSGTILDTSRLRYSLGEYFEVDARNVHAYIMGEHGDSELPVWSHANVGGRSIYDRINDDPEKYDQSDLEDLFIGVRDAAYHIIQRKGATYYGIAMGLVRLTKAILHNENSILTVSAYLEGQYGENDIYIGVPAVVNRSGVREVLELNLDEDEQAKFNHSANVLKESLNPVLEKMSSE
- a CDS encoding rhomboid family protein, whose product is MYIEESYYFWRLAADLIVNHDYEILQMLEDKHEVWLEQRIKGKTNVVRLSHKMFDWSNQLKQDQTVLDENIKRVLKVVGGRQVHVHNVYIAKYPPVDDWNEWKDTRSLPGRKKGTVQTFYIDEQSRELEINQLYRSLQLKEKNFPAPSEFEMEQMVEYLKQSIRNNHTKKQQQREQVFFYGKPLFTYVLIVINLLLFGWLEYQGGSTNTYTLIQYGAKYNPAIIDGEWWRIVFSMFLHIGFFHIMLNMLALYVLGTAVERMFGSIRFIVIYFIGGIIGGLASFAFTPNVAAGASGAIYGLFGALLFFGTVYKTLFFRTIGTNVIIILILNIVFSIMVPQVDNGAHLGGLVGGFLASSLVHFPNKREVGKQLVSFLLIIALTIGLGWYGYNHDSNHYDARLQADVATNYIQQNKFQKAIDLTTTALNHTNSEQSSLYFVRGNGYVQLNKYDLAKEDYLQAIKLDPNFVEAHQNLSVLYYNVEQNETKALEHAKRVLELDSDNKEMKEFIQSVEENG
- a CDS encoding M42 family metallopeptidase produces the protein MSNQSAKHITEMLKQLVSIPSPSGYTEDCIRFCQNYFQSKGVHTSITNKGALIATIEGENRTQHRLLTAHVDTLGAMVKEVKSDGSLKLSMIGGFRWNSVEGEYCEIHTATGATYSGTILMHQTSVHVYKNGGDAKRDQENMEVRIDAEVTNAQDVKDLGIQVGDFVSFDPRFQKTDNGFIKSRHLDDKASVAILLELVANVKEQKLSIPYTTHFYISNNEEIGYGGNASIPAETVEYVAVDMGAIGDGQTTTEYVASICAKDATGPYHYGLRQHLVQLAEKEEIDYEIDIYPYYGSDASAAIKAGADVKHALIGPGIDASHAFERTHQKSLDHTYRLLLAYIQSDLI